ATCGAGAAGAGCTTTTGAAGGTATACATCCTACATTCAGACAAGTACCGCCAAAAGTGTTATACTTTTCAATTATGGCAGTTTTAAGTCCTAACTGAGCACAACGGATAGCGGCAACATATCCGCCGGGTCCGCTGCCTATTACTGTTACATCGTATTGCATAATGATATCTGTTTATTCAAAGTTAAGTCAATCTATATAAAGATAAGGTCATTAAATCTCAGGATGACGTTTAAATTCACTCGAGCGATCAAAAAGGTACCGGTAAGTATGATGCGTTTTATAAACTCTGGCGCCGATCTGTTCAGCTATGTGCATCATCCTGGGGTTAAAATCACCAATCCAGTTCATCTGAACGTTCTCATAGGCCTTGTTATTTAACAGGGAGTTTGCGGCAGCGACAATCATTGCTATCTCAACGCCCTTCTTTTGCTGTTCTGGTATTATGCCAAAAACGAGGCCATACATTGTCCGGCATTTCCCCGTCCACTTGTTAAAAAGCAATCTAAGCTTTGTTGTCAGATTTAGTTTACCTTTTGCATATTTGACGAAGAGCTCATTCAACTCCGGAATACTGAGAAAAAAACCAACAGGTTCATTCTTATAATAAGCAAACCAGGCGATCCGCTCGTCGATAACCGGCGTCAGAGAGCTAATCATTTTCCTGGCAGCCTCGAAGCTCATCTCTCCTACGCCTTCATGGTTCACCCATGCTTTATTATATACAGCGCGAAAATCATGGATGTAGGATTCAAGATTCTTCTTTTTAATATTCCTGAAAGAGTAATCGGGATTACGAAATATTCTTGCTGCAACATCATAGTACACTTTTTTTAAAGGTTCTCTAACGTTTCGGAGATAGGTATACTGCTTAAAAAACACTTTAAAGCCATACTCTTCAAAAAAATCCCGGTACCAGTAAGGGTTATAATTACAACAATAACAAGGTGGGCTGAAGCCTTCAACGAGCAAGCCCCACCAACGTTCACGGCTACCGAGATTAACCGGGCCATCCATCGCTTCCATATTCTGCTGCTTCAACCAATCGCGAGCTGCATCAAAAAGCATAAACGCCGCCTTTTTGTCGTTAATACATTCAAAAAAACCTATACCACCCGTAGGCTGTTCGAAAGTGTAAGCCGAAAAAGGATTTACGAACGCAGCAATCCTTCCTATCGCTTTGTTCGTCTTATCGGTTAAAATCCATCGGATACACTTCCCTGCCTCATAGTATTTGTTATTGCCTTCAGTAAATACATTCTCTACATCTTCATCCAATGGTCTTATATAATTAGGATTGTCTTTATATAGATCTACGGGAACTTGCAGAAACTGCCGGATCAAAAAAGGATTATTTACTTCTGTTAAATTCATTAAAATTCGGAAGGAAATTATTAAAACGGCGTCAAAGCTATAACTGTTTTCCTAAATTAGCAGCATTACATTGTTTTATTCATGAAAAGATACATTATCCTGTTTTTTTTAACACTTTCTTTACAATTACGGGCCCAAACCGCCGATTCGGCGTATATACATGATCATTACAGTAAGATTGAAAAGTATATCACCATGCGCGACGGTGTGAGGTTGTTTACTTCAATCTATGTTCCTAAAGACCGGACAAAAAAATATCCGATACTTTTAAACCGAACTCCTTATACTGTAGCACCTTACGGCAGTAACGAGTATAAAAAAACCCTCGGCCCCTCGATGCTTTTCGCACGTGAAGGATACATCTTCGTTTATCAGGATGTTCGTGGAAAATGGATGAGCGAAGGTACATATGAAGATATCCGGCCTCATGTAGCGTCAAAGAAAAATAAAAAAAACATCGATGAAAGTACGGATACATACGACACGATCGACTGGCTGATAAAGAACATAAAGGAGAATAATGGGAAAGCGGGAATTTACGGTATCTCCTATCCAGGCTTCTACTCAACTGCTTCGCTTCCCGATGCACATCCCGCATTAAAAGCTGCTTCTCCGCAGGCTCCGGTAACCAACTGGTTTATCGGAGATGATTTTCACCATAACGGAGCACTCTTTCTCGCCGACGCATTTTCATTCTACTCGACCTTTGGAGTACCCCGGCCAAAGCCTATCACCCCGGATAAGGGCCCAAAAAGCTTTTCGTATTATACTCGCGACAATTATAAATTCTTCATGGACCTGGGCCCGGTTAAGAATGTAAGTAAGAAATATTTCGGCGATTCCATTAAATTCTGGAATGATGTTACTACTCACGGAACCTATGATGAATTTTGGAAAGCCCGGCTTATAACACCTCATTTGAAAAATATTAAACCTGCCACACTTATAGTCGGCGGACTTTTTGATGCGGAGGATTGTTATGGAGCATTTGCCACCTATGAGGCCATCGAAAAGCAAAATGCTAAAAACAAAAATACCCTTGTAATGGGCCCCTGGTTTCATGGAGGGTGGTCCAGATCCACAGGTGAAAGCTTTGGAGATATAAAATTTGATCAGGCAACGAGTACCTGGTACCAGGAAAATGTCGAATTCCCTTTCTTTCAGCATTATCTTAAAGACAAGCCAGCGCCCGATCTTCCTGAGGCGTTAGTATTTGAAACCGGATCTAATAAATGGAAAAAATACACAGCCTGGCCACCAGCCGAAGCAAAGCAGGAGAAGCTATACTTCCAGCCGGATAGTAAGCTTGCCTTTAATAAGCCAGATAAAGATAATAGCTATGACGAATATGTAAGTGATCCTTCACGCCCTGTACCCTATGCCGACGGCGTTCATTTGCAGCGAACCAGAGAGTATATGATCGACGACCAGCGCTTCGCATCAAAACGACCTGATGTTATGGTGTATCAAACCGAACCCCTGACGGCAGATCTCACAATTGCAGGCCCGGTAATAGCCGACCTGATGGTTTCAACTACTGGCACAGACGCCGATTATGTTGTCAAGCTGATTGATGTTTACCCTGACGACTATCCTAATAACACCCCCAACCCACGAAATATTCAAATGGGTGGATATCAAATGCTGGTACGGGGAGAAGTGATGCGGGGAAAGTTCAGAAACAGCTATGAAAAGCCGGAACCTTTTAATCCCGGCAAAATCACTCAGGTGAAGTATTCAATGCCTGATGTATCACATACCTTTAAAGCGGGACACCGTATCATGGTCCAGGTTCAAAATTCATGGTTCCCATTGGTAGACAGGAATCCGCAGAAGTTTGTTGATATCTATAATGCTGACGAAAAAGACTTTCAAAAAGCGACGCACCGCATTTATCACGAAACCCCGAACGCTTCGTGCATTATCATTCCGGTTGTAAAATAGTAGTAATGATGAGAATACGGCTCCGTTTCTTTTTGCCATTGCTGACATGCCTGATATATAGTACTATCGCACACAGCCAGTTGCTTAACAGAACTGAATTGTTTACTCGGGCCGATACCCTTAGAGGAATGCTTTCTCCGCTAAGAACCTGTT
The window above is part of the Arcticibacter tournemirensis genome. Proteins encoded here:
- a CDS encoding CocE/NonD family hydrolase, whose translation is MKRYIILFFLTLSLQLRAQTADSAYIHDHYSKIEKYITMRDGVRLFTSIYVPKDRTKKYPILLNRTPYTVAPYGSNEYKKTLGPSMLFAREGYIFVYQDVRGKWMSEGTYEDIRPHVASKKNKKNIDESTDTYDTIDWLIKNIKENNGKAGIYGISYPGFYSTASLPDAHPALKAASPQAPVTNWFIGDDFHHNGALFLADAFSFYSTFGVPRPKPITPDKGPKSFSYYTRDNYKFFMDLGPVKNVSKKYFGDSIKFWNDVTTHGTYDEFWKARLITPHLKNIKPATLIVGGLFDAEDCYGAFATYEAIEKQNAKNKNTLVMGPWFHGGWSRSTGESFGDIKFDQATSTWYQENVEFPFFQHYLKDKPAPDLPEALVFETGSNKWKKYTAWPPAEAKQEKLYFQPDSKLAFNKPDKDNSYDEYVSDPSRPVPYADGVHLQRTREYMIDDQRFASKRPDVMVYQTEPLTADLTIAGPVIADLMVSTTGTDADYVVKLIDVYPDDYPNNTPNPRNIQMGGYQMLVRGEVMRGKFRNSYEKPEPFNPGKITQVKYSMPDVSHTFKAGHRIMVQVQNSWFPLVDRNPQKFVDIYNADEKDFQKATHRIYHETPNASCIIIPVVK